The genomic segment CTTACAAAAGGGGAGCGGCAACGGGTGGCTGTGGCATCCGTACTGTCCGTAAAGCCTGAAGTTATTATTCTCGACGAGCCGACAACAGGACTGGATTATGCCTTTCAAAGGGAAACCATGGAGATGCTTAAAGAGATAAACCTCCGGGGCCATACGATTATCATCATCACCCATGCAATGTGGATAGCAGAATCCTATGCAACACGAACTGTCATTATGGGGAACGGACGTATAATCGCCGATGGAAAAACGCGAAGGGTCTTTGCCGACGAAGGGGTGCTGGCAGAGGCATCTCTATCACCATCGCCGCTGGTGCGTCTGAGCAACTACCTGGGAGCCGGGGCCCTTACGCTCCAGGGTCTGATTCAGGAATTAATCTCATGAATATATCCATCTATCGTAACAAAAATACCTGGCTTCATCATCTCGATCCACGAACAAAACTCATCGGGGTCATTTTTCTCTTTATCATTGCCCTCACCTTCAACCATCCCCTGTATGTGGTTTTCGTAATCGCAGGAGTTCTGGCGATTGCCTTAAGCGGCAAGGCCATGTCTGCAATATGGGCCTTGCGATACATCCTTCTTCTTCTCATACTCTTCAGTGTTTTGCTCTGGCCCTTTTTTGTACCGGGAACGACAACGATTTTTGCATGGAAGCTTCTCCGTGTAAGCCGGGAATCACTGCTTTACGGCATCGCCATGGGACTTCGACTTGTTACATTCATTATTGCAGGCCTCATCCTCCTTGTTACTACAAAAAATGAGGATATCACCAGCGGGCTTATCAAAATGAAGCTCCCTTATGCGGTGGCTTTTGCCCTTTCTACAGCACTGCGTCTTGTGCCCACCTTTACCGGAGCCGGCGCAACAATTGTTCAGGCACAGGTATCAAGAGGGCTCGACCTTGAATCAAAAAATATCTTCAGGCGCTTCAAAAAATTGATTCCCTTAGCAATTCCCATGTTTATCACCTCAATCCGCTACACCAATTTCCTTACCATAGCGCTTGAGTCCCGCGGATTCAGCCCGGAATCACGACGTACTTTCTATCACGAACCCCGGATGACATACAAAGACTGGGTAATCCTCCTCTTCCTTGCGTGCATGATGGCATTTTCTCTCTATCTAAGACTGGTACTTGATTTTGGGGCTATCATAAAAGGCCGTTTATAATTCCTGTACTTCAGCTTTTACCGGGTTACGTTGTTATTCCCCTATTTCTATCTTAGCGTCTACGATAACACAACCCGCTCCTTCCTCGAAGAGAATGAGAGGATTTATGTCGAGATTTATGATCTCCGGATGTTCCATGAGCATGAGCGAGATCTTTACCATGGATTGCGCCAAAGCAGTAAGGTCGGATGCCGGTTTGCCTCTGTATCCTTTTAGAAGGGTAGCACCTCTTAACTCCCTGATCATTTCCATTGCACCTTCTTCGTTGACAGGCATAAGACTTACGGCAACGTCCTTCAGCGCCTCGGTGAAAATTCCACCCATCCCGAGGAGCAGGACCCGGCCAAATGACGGATCCACCTTGCTGCCGATGATCAACTCGTATCCTGGGGGGGCCATCTTCTGCAGTAGATATTGAGGGGATTTCAAGTTCTTGAAGGCCTGTTTCAGTGCATAATAGCTATTCAATCCGAGAATAACGCCGGCGCTTTCTGTCTTGTGCAGCACTTCTGGTGCAGCCGTTTTTAGCGCCAGAGGAAAACCGAGTCTGACAGCGGCTTCTTTGCCGTCAAGGAAATTTCTCACTAAGGCAAAATCAGCCACAGGCAGGGTATAGGACTGCAAGAGGGAGAAGGATTCCTCAGGGCCCATCAACGCCGTCCTCCCGGATGTGCGAGAGATGTCCGCTATCAGGCGCTGCCCTGTCTTTAAGCCCATAGCACTGCCTGCTTTGATACGTTGACGGTGAGCGAGTGATGCGGCAAGCGCCTTCAATGCCTGGTCTGCCTCTGAGAAAACAGGAAATTCAGCTTTGTCCTTCATAAAAAACCACTGTTCCTTCTCTGAAATCGTACAGAATACCACGGGCTTTGCATGAGTGCGGGATATTTTGTTTATCCTGTCGAGGAGGGTAGCCGTAGCATCACCGTCGCTCCTGAAGTCATAGGAATGGACAAAGAGAACAGCGTCCACACCTTCTTCCTGAAGAACCTTTTCCAGTATGTTTCCGTGGAAGTCTAAATCGAATATGTCCCCAAGGTCAACAGGGTTGGTGCTCCTGATGACATCGACCTTTTTTTTCTGCTCTACCATGCGGAACAGATCTTCCGACAGCTCCGCCAATCTGAATCCATGCTTGTAGACAGCATCAGCGGACAGGACTGCATGTCCCCCTGACCGGGCTATAACTGCGAGTCCTGGTCCTTCTACAGGGGGTATCATGAAAATCTTCAGGGTTTCCACCATATCCTGCATGTTTTCAGCTATATGGACACCGGCCTGCTTCAGAATGGCGTCAGTGAGAAATTCATCACCGGCGAGCGCCGACGTGTGAAACCCCGCTATCTCCGCGGTGCCAGGTTTTCTGTTCGCCTTGAGAACTACTATCGGTTTTGAGGTCATCGCCGCAAGGTTGCAGAAACGTCTCCCGTCTCTGATGTCTTCCAGATAGAATGCCATCGACTCTGTGTGGGGATCGGAGATAAGGTATTCGAGGAAGTCGCTCTCATTGAGCATCAGCTTGTTTCCCATACTGATGAGCTTATTGATGCCAATGTTTTCACAGGAAAGAAGCATCAGGATGTCGTGCAGGATGCCCCCGCTCTGGGATGCTAAGGACAGAGAGCCGCGGCGGGTAAATTCCGGGTGGAAGGGCACAAAGGGAAGCGTAAGACCGTTTTCTATATTTACCGTCCCCAGGCAGTTCGGACCCATGATTTTCATATCCCTTTTCCGGGCAATGCGGAGGATCTCTTTCTCAAGGGTCTCTTTCCTTTTATCGAATTCGGAAAAACCGCCTGATTCAATAACTACATGACGGATGCCCCGTTTGCCGCATTCATCGAGCCTTTCAGGTATGCCTGCTGAGGGAATGAGAAAGACTGCAAGATCGGGGGTTTCCTCAATCTCATTGAGGTTCCTCGATATCGCTCTGCCCCTGATGGCGCCGCCTCTGCCTCCCAAAAGGTATATATTTCCTTTATATGAAAAGCGCTCCAGGTTATCCAGAATCCCGGATGCGAGGTTGCCGGGTGAATCCGACACCCCGTATATTACGATACTGGCAGGATAAAAAAACTTGTTCATTCTTCCTCCTCATAAAATAATGCAATACCGAATTTTATAGCAACCCCAGGATTATTTGTCAAACCGGCCTTTCCCGGGGCAAAGGTCGGCAACATGGTATCAGGCACAATTTTGCCACTCTCATTTTTTAGAAAGAATAGAATTATGAATTTTATCGATGTCTTCCTAAAACAAAGGCTGCGCGGTTTTTTATCTGAAGCTCAAAATTTTTCCTGAAGTCAGTAAATTTGGTTCATCAAGAAGTATACCCCCTTTCAAATACAAATCGGCGCATTGGTTTTTCAGAGCAGCCCGTTCATAACGGAGTGAAATGTGCATATTTATGAGCGTGAGTTCTTCGGTGAGAAATATTTTTTTCTGTAATAGGTTGTGGTGGTAAGGTCCTGTCCAACTCTGTATCAAGTCCAATAATCATGATACAGCATGTTATGATCCAGCCAGTGAAGGTAGATAGCCCCTTAATCACTAAACCCCATTCGACCAGATTAAACAAAAAAAATGTATAGTATAAGGCAGGGATATAAGCCCGACAGCCAGTCGGTTGCAATAAACTATGTAGCACGCAGTTCTTCTCGTCGGTTCCTCTCCACTTCAATTACCGTGAATTTAATAAAATAAGCTTTATTTCAACTATGACTTAAACGGCCAGGATGTATCAATGAGCCTAAGAAAGGCCCATGCCGCAGACGAGAGTTCCCTGCGGTTCGCATAGGCAATCCCATCCTCAATGACGGGAAATCCTTCAATAATCTGGATCAATCTCAGCGTCCCGTCTTTCAATTCCTCATCTACAGCGCCTCGCTGTATGAAGCCTATACCGTTGTCCTGCCGTACGAATTCCTTAAGAAGAGCAGTGCTTGCCGATTCCGCCGCAATCAACGGAGTTACTTTGAATTTCCGCAGATACTCAAGAACCACTTCTCTGGCTGCAGACCCTTCACGTTTGATAACCAATGGAATCTTAGATAATTGCATGACAGAGATTTCAGAACCCGGCCAATGGACACTCTTCGGTGAAGCAACGAGGATAATATCATGCTGCCACAAGACCTTGGTTTTAAGCTTGCTATTATTGGGGCTGTAGCGGATAACTGCAAGTTCATTCTGGTGATCTACTATGCTTTTAACCATCTCCGCATTAGAACCCTGGTCAAGAATNNNNNNNNNNNNNNNNNNNNNNNNNNNNNNNNNNNNNNNATCAGGGGCATGAGATTTCTCAAGGGGGCTTCAGGGCATCCCACATGCAGATCTCCCGACTTGCCGGAGGATACGTCCTCCAGATACCCCTCCATTTCATGAATCTCTTGAAAAATCAGCTCTGCTCTTTGCATCACACCCTCGCCGGCACCGGTTAACCGAATAGAGTTCCCGTCCCGGACAATCAGCCGAATCCCGATGTTCTCTTCAAACCTTTTGATATGCATAGTAATCGCCGGCGGCGTCACCATAAGGGTCTGAGCAGCCTTCGTAATGCTGTTCATTTTAGCCGCCGTATAGAAGGAACGGAGTTGATTCATGTTCACAATCATGATTGACCTCCAAGTAATGTCTTAATATTATGTTAATCGCTTTTAACACTTAATGTCTTGTACAGTCAAGTTTTATCTTCTATACTTCATAATAGAAAGACAAAATAAAGAAGGAGGATATCATGAGAACACAAATCAGAGCATTAAACAAGGTCACAGAGATGAAGATCGGAGACAATGGAAATGGTCATATAACACACATCCAAAACATCGACTATTTGGCTGACTTTTATAGCAGACTGGGCCAAAAGACGGTGCATGTGGAGGTCACATTTCCGGAAAATGCAAAAAGACCAGCATCAGCTCCAACGGTTTTTGTCAAATCGCCATGGATTACAACTGGAGTTCTTAAAGTGAACATGCCGGGGAACAGACCAGCATTTGCTTCAAACCTTTTTGCCCGCAGGGGCGGTTTTGACGGCAGCAACGCAGTCTTTTTAAGATCGCCGTGGATTACATCATATGGAGTATTCCCTGTCGAAAAAATGAATCATTCCATAGAGAATTCCCTACGGTTAGTGGCAGTCCTTGTGTCAGTCAATCAAGATAGAACCTCACTGGCACACTTAAGGGCTGCCTAAAGTGAGCATTGCGGAACATCCGGGTACCCGTACGCTTCAGATGAGCGTGGCTTGGAGGCTCCCGCGCGAGCGGGTCCAAGCACAATGCGTCTGAAGCCGACCAATGGGAGAGTAAAATTCATTCTTGTTTTGCAGGCTGCTATATTGTCCCATCCAACAAAACTCTGTTCGCAATGAGCATTGAGCGAATCGGAGCGTTATACGGGTCGGATGTGGAACACCGGCGAACGTAAGGAATAGGCTGAGAGGACAGACGCCGTCATATAATTTACCCAAAAGCGTTCAAAGCCGTGACCCACTATTTATGGGTGCTCCGGGCTACGACGACAAGCCCCAGTATATAAGAATTTAAATAGCTCACAAAGTGAGCGAGAAGGAGAGGCTCCGACAGCTTCGCTGGTGGAGGGGGCGACGTGAGCCCCGGAAATAGCTTAAACATATACAACATCTATCGGAAAATTTGTAACCCTTTCCAGCCCGTCTTTGCGGACAATGAAATCAACCTCTATGCCTATCGCCCCTTCTCCTGGGATGATAAATTTAGGCTCAAAGGCAAATACCATCCCCTCTTTAAGAATAATATCGTGTCTCGGCGTGATCACCGGAAGCTCGTTAATCTCAAGGCCAAGCCCGTGCCCGATAAATCCGACCTTACCATCTCCATAACCCATAAAATAGTCTTCGAGTTGGGCCTTCTTTGCCTTATCCATTGCCCTCATAAATATCTCTGTTCCGTTTACACCTTCCCGTGCAAATATCCCTGTATCTTCAATAATTTCCCTTGCTACATCATATCCCCTTTGAAAAATATCTTTCATTGTTCCTGCCACATAGGGTCTTGTTTCATCGGTAATATATCCGTTATATCCTCCGCCGTAATCAATGAGGACCGGGATACCTTTTTCAACCCTGTTTATCGAAGACCCCTGGGCAATGGCATGGGTTATACCTACGCCTGAAATAGGGACGTCTCCATGGGATTGAATGGTGGCTGAAAGACCATGGGTAACATACATATTCATCATCTCCTGATTCAAGCCCCTCATTCTTAAAAAACCCTGGTGACCGGATATCCTGCCCTCTGTTTCAAGTATGGCGCCGATTTCTACTTCGCTTATGCCCTCTTTTACAACATCCTTTGCCCGCTCAAAAACACGGGACACGATCTCGCCTGATTTCTTGATCTGCGCAATCTCAAAGGGGCTTTTAATCAACCTTACATCTTTAATCAACAAAGAAAAATCAACAAAATTCTCAAATCCAAGCAAGCCCTTCCAGCGCTCAAAGACAGACACGGGCAATACATCAAACTCCATTGCCCCCCTACCCTTTAAAACCTTTCTATCTGCAAGGATGCTTTTTACATCTCTGTCTCTCCTGATGGGTATCACGTTGAGGGGTGTCTCGTAAACCGCCCTTTCCATGGTCTTTTCAATAAAAAGCAAGGGGTCGCCATCAACGGGCACAACGAGGACACCCTTCTGTAATGTACCTGTAAAATAGAACATATCCACATTCTGTAAAATAACTGCAAAATCAATGTTATTTTCAGTCATTCTTTGCTTCAGTTTTTCTATCCGGTCTTCAATTTCCGCTTTCGGCGTAAGGTCACATATGTTTAAGCTCTTCAACATAGCCCACTACCCTCCCGATGACATCTTCCTTGCTAATCCGCTGAGATTCCTTCTCGTTACGCATCTTTAATTCCACATACCCTTCTTTCAGGTTCCTTTCACCAATAGTAACCCTCAATGGGATACCGATAAGGTCGCAGTCCTTGAATTTCACCCCGGGACGTTCATTCCTGTCATCCATTACTACATCTATGCCTTTATCCAGTAAAGCTCTGTAAATCGTATCGGCCAGTTCCATGCTTTCAGGATGAGAATTGTTTACAGGAAGCACGTTTACTTCAAAGGGTGCAATAGCCATGGGCATCACGATACCATTCTCATCATACCCCTGCTCGATTGCTGCTGCTACAGTCCTTCCGATTCCGATGCCGTAGCACCCCATAACCATATTTCTCTCTTTTCCGTCTTTATCAAGGAACGTTGCAGTCATGGCTTCGCTATATTTCAATCCCAGTTTAAAGATATGTCCAACCTCAATTCCTTTTGTGGATAAGAGCCTGCCGTCACATCTCGGACACAGGTCTCCTTCGCGTACGGTTTTTAACTCAAAAAAACCCTCAACCTTAAAATCGCCTGGATTAACCTCGACAACATGGACGTCTTCCTCATTTCCGCCAATTACAAAATCCTCCATGTACTGAACGTCGCTATCCGCATAGAGAGGTATTTTAAGTCCTATCGGCCCGGAAAAACCAAGCGGGCCGCCTGTATGTTCCTCTATGGTATACTTGTCTGCAAGCTCCAGATAATCAAGTGATAAGATACTTGCCAGTTTCGTTTCGTTGATCTCTCTGTCCCCTCTGATCAACACGCCGATAACGCCTCTATTTGTATTATAGATCATCGTTTTTAGAATCCGGTCGGGATCTACACTCAGAAATGCTGCCACCTCTTCAACCTTTCTCTGATCCGGCGTCTCAACACGCCTGTAATTGCCTTTTTTGCCTGTTGAAGTACCGCCCTTATTGCCTGCTTCCGCTTTTTCAAGATTGGCTGCGTAATCACATGTGTCGCATGATACGATGACATCCTCCCCTGTCTCGGCAAGGACCATGAATTCATGGGAAAAGCTCCCTCCGATCTGGCCTGTGTCAGCCTCTACAGGTCTGAAACGAAACCCGCATCTTTTAAATATATTATTATAGGCATCATACATCTCCATATAGCTCTTTTCTGCACCTGCCTCGTCCATGTCAAAACTGTAGGCGTCCTTCATGGAAAACTCCCTGCTTCTCATAACTCCGAATCTCGGCCGTATTTCATCTCTGAACTTTGTTTGTATCTGGTACAAATTCAAGGGCAGTTCCCTATATGATCTCACCTCTCTTCTTACAAGATCAGTCACAACCTCCTCATGTGTAGGGGCAAGGCAGAGTTCCCTGTCGTTTCTGTCATGAAACCTCAGCAATTCCTTTCCGTACTTATCCCATCTTTTACTTTCGACCCACAATTCCTTAGGCTGGACAAGGGGCATCAATATCTCCTGCGCTCCCTTCCTGTTCATTTCTTCGCGGATAATATTTTCCACCTTCCGGAGGGATTTTAAGCCCAGAGGCAGCCATGTATATATACCAGACGATAATCTTCTGATATATCCAGCTCTTAGCATCAATTTGTGACTAATTACTTCAGCTTCTTTCGGAACTTCCTTCATTGTAGGGATAAACATCTTTGAAAGCAGCATTTTACCTCCTGTTTTTAACGATGCATGGCGCACGATTTTTTTGAATCCGGAACTCGCTACTCCACATTATATTTCAGAATCTATTCAGATCCTGTTTTCTCAATTCCGGATTCTTTAAAATTACTTTATAATGTAAAGATTATCAAGGGATTTATGATCTGGAATTTCCCTTGAATATATGGGATAAATTATGATTAATTGTATAAAATGTTTTGGTTAGTAGAAACAACAACCTATAATCACAGGAGGCCGGGCATATGAAAAAATTACTCCGGATTACGCTTTCTCTTTATATGGTAGTCATATTATGTATGTCGTTGTGCCTTTCAGCAATTGCTGCAACAGATGAGGATTCTGTAGAATTAAGGGTTGAAAAAAATAATAAACTTATAAAAATATGCAAAAAATACCTCGAAGATCCGGAAAAGTGGCGCGAAGTTGCAAAGTTTAACCGCATGAAGGATCCTGACATAATCCTTCCCGGTCAAAGGGTAAAAATCCCGGTTCGACTCATGCACGGGGTTCCTCTGGACGGAAAGGCTACCTTTGTTTACGGTGATGTAAAAGTTCAAAAGGACGAGACAGCAGAATGGGTAGCGCTTAACATCGGAAATACAGTTAGCCGGGGGAGCAAGGTACAGACAGGCAATGCAAGCTCAGTTGAGATAACCTTTGGGGATAGAAATTCAATTTTCATAAAATCCAATACAACTCTGGGTATCGTTACATCAGAGAAAAAAGGTCCGACCTATACGGTAAATAATTTTTATCTGAAAACAGGAAGGGCTATTACAAAAATAAAAGAGGCTACCGGCAGCAATTCGCGCATAATAATAAATACGCCTTCGGCTGTTGCTTCAGTGAGAGGAACAGAATTCAGGGTCTCTGTGGATCAGGTAGAATCCATGCGCACCGAAGTACTCACCGGGAATGTCGGCGTCAGCGCGATGAAAAAGGTGGTTGAATTAAAAGAAGGCGAAGGAACATATGTTCAGAAAGGTGCTGTACCAACTCCACCCGTAAAGCTTCTCCCTCCACCTAAACTGGTAGATTACAAATCTATATATAAAGACATGCCTATTAAATTGTCCTTTGAGGAAATACCTGGACAATCATCAATAAGGGGGATAATTACAAAAGATATTGAAGGCAGGCATGTTCTTGATGAAAAAGTTATTAAAGATAAAGAAACTATGAATTTTTTCAATATTCCTGACGGCATTTATTACTTTTTTTGCCAGGGTATTGATGATTTAGGCATTGAGGGCTTCCAGTCTCAGTCCTATGAAATAAAGCTAAGGGCAAACCCGCTTCCTCCACTTATTCAATCGAAAGGGGATGAAGTTGAATTTATCGGAAAATCTGCCGAATTCATTTGGCTGAAAGTAAAAGATGCATCTAAATATCATCTGCAGGTTGCATCGGACAGAAATTTTGTATCTATACTTGAAGAAAAAAGGGATTACACAAAAGAGTCCTATAAAACCGGCACCCTTGAATACAATAATTATTATTTCAGAATAAGCTCTATTGGTGACGATGGTTATGAGGCCGGATGGTCAGATACGCTTCCTTTCCGCCTCATTCCTCCCCCGCCGTTTCCGCAGCTTGATAAACCAAAGGTTGATGAAAAAGAGATTTATCTTAAATGGCGTAATCTCGGCAAAGGTATAACCTATCATTTTCAAATTGCAAACGATGCAGACTTTAAAGGAATACTCCTTGATAAAAAGATTGATAAATCGGAGATTGCCTTCGAAAAACCTGCAGACCCGGGCATATATCATGTTCGCACAAGCAGTATTGACACAAAAGGTCGTGAAGGTGATTTCTCGCCGTCTCAGTCTTTTGAGGTAGAAAGGAAATTCCCTTACGGGATACTCGGTTTTTTCACAGCCGTAGGTATTGCGTTGCTGTTAGCACTATAAAAGGGATTTATCATCATGTCCGACAGTCTTCGGAAAATCCTTATTGTTGACGACGACCGGGATATACGTCTTTTACTGAACTTTATCCTTTCGAAGGCCGGATATACTGTGGTGCAAGCCGTAAACGGG from the Pseudomonadota bacterium genome contains:
- a CDS encoding LysR family transcriptional regulator substrate-binding protein, which translates into the protein ILDQGSNAEMVKSIVDHQNELAVIRYSPNNSKLKTKVLWQHDIILVASPKSVHWPGSEISVMQLSKIPLVIKREGSAAREVVLEYLRKFKVTPLIAAESASTALLKEFVRQDNGIGFIQRGAVDEELKDGTLRLIQIIEGFPVIEDGIAYANRRELSSAAWAFLRLIDTSWPFKS
- a CDS encoding acetate--CoA ligase family protein gives rise to the protein MNKFFYPASIVIYGVSDSPGNLASGILDNLERFSYKGNIYLLGGRGGAIRGRAISRNLNEIEETPDLAVFLIPSAGIPERLDECGKRGIRHVVIESGGFSEFDKRKETLEKEILRIARKRDMKIMGPNCLGTVNIENGLTLPFVPFHPEFTRRGSLSLASQSGGILHDILMLLSCENIGINKLISMGNKLMLNESDFLEYLISDPHTESMAFYLEDIRDGRRFCNLAAMTSKPIVVLKANRKPGTAEIAGFHTSALAGDEFLTDAILKQAGVHIAENMQDMVETLKIFMIPPVEGPGLAVIARSGGHAVLSADAVYKHGFRLAELSEDLFRMVEQKKKVDVIRSTNPVDLGDIFDLDFHGNILEKVLQEEGVDAVLFVHSYDFRSDGDATATLLDRINKISRTHAKPVVFCTISEKEQWFFMKDKAEFPVFSEADQALKALAASLAHRQRIKAGSAMGLKTGQRLIADISRTSGRTALMGPEESFSLLQSYTLPVADFALVRNFLDGKEAAVRLGFPLALKTAAPEVLHKTESAGVILGLNSYYALKQAFKNLKSPQYLLQKMAPPGYELIIGSKVDPSFGRVLLLGMGGIFTEALKDVAVSLMPVNEEGAMEMIRELRGATLLKGYRGKPASDLTALAQSMVKISLMLMEHPEIINLDINPLILFEEGAGCVIVDAKIEIGE
- a CDS encoding FecR domain-containing protein, with the protein product MKKLLRITLSLYMVVILCMSLCLSAIAATDEDSVELRVEKNNKLIKICKKYLEDPEKWREVAKFNRMKDPDIILPGQRVKIPVRLMHGVPLDGKATFVYGDVKVQKDETAEWVALNIGNTVSRGSKVQTGNASSVEITFGDRNSIFIKSNTTLGIVTSEKKGPTYTVNNFYLKTGRAITKIKEATGSNSRIIINTPSAVASVRGTEFRVSVDQVESMRTEVLTGNVGVSAMKKVVELKEGEGTYVQKGAVPTPPVKLLPPPKLVDYKSIYKDMPIKLSFEEIPGQSSIRGIITKDIEGRHVLDEKVIKDKETMNFFNIPDGIYYFFCQGIDDLGIEGFQSQSYEIKLRANPLPPLIQSKGDEVEFIGKSAEFIWLKVKDASKYHLQVASDRNFVSILEEKRDYTKESYKTGTLEYNNYYFRISSIGDDGYEAGWSDTLPFRLIPPPPFPQLDKPKVDEKEIYLKWRNLGKGITYHFQIANDADFKGILLDKKIDKSEIAFEKPADPGIYHVRTSSIDTKGREGDFSPSQSFEVERKFPYGILGFFTAVGIALLLAL
- a CDS encoding Xaa-Pro peptidase family protein; this encodes MLKSLNICDLTPKAEIEDRIEKLKQRMTENNIDFAVILQNVDMFYFTGTLQKGVLVVPVDGDPLLFIEKTMERAVYETPLNVIPIRRDRDVKSILADRKVLKGRGAMEFDVLPVSVFERWKGLLGFENFVDFSLLIKDVRLIKSPFEIAQIKKSGEIVSRVFERAKDVVKEGISEVEIGAILETEGRISGHQGFLRMRGLNQEMMNMYVTHGLSATIQSHGDVPISGVGITHAIAQGSSINRVEKGIPVLIDYGGGYNGYITDETRPYVAGTMKDIFQRGYDVAREIIEDTGIFAREGVNGTEIFMRAMDKAKKAQLEDYFMGYGDGKVGFIGHGLGLEINELPVITPRHDIILKEGMVFAFEPKFIIPGEGAIGIEVDFIVRKDGLERVTNFPIDVVYV
- a CDS encoding proline--tRNA ligase — its product is MLLSKMFIPTMKEVPKEAEVISHKLMLRAGYIRRLSSGIYTWLPLGLKSLRKVENIIREEMNRKGAQEILMPLVQPKELWVESKRWDKYGKELLRFHDRNDRELCLAPTHEEVVTDLVRREVRSYRELPLNLYQIQTKFRDEIRPRFGVMRSREFSMKDAYSFDMDEAGAEKSYMEMYDAYNNIFKRCGFRFRPVEADTGQIGGSFSHEFMVLAETGEDVIVSCDTCDYAANLEKAEAGNKGGTSTGKKGNYRRVETPDQRKVEEVAAFLSVDPDRILKTMIYNTNRGVIGVLIRGDREINETKLASILSLDYLELADKYTIEEHTGGPLGFSGPIGLKIPLYADSDVQYMEDFVIGGNEEDVHVVEVNPGDFKVEGFFELKTVREGDLCPRCDGRLLSTKGIEVGHIFKLGLKYSEAMTATFLDKDGKERNMVMGCYGIGIGRTVAAAIEQGYDENGIVMPMAIAPFEVNVLPVNNSHPESMELADTIYRALLDKGIDVVMDDRNERPGVKFKDCDLIGIPLRVTIGERNLKEGYVELKMRNEKESQRISKEDVIGRVVGYVEELKHM
- a CDS encoding energy-coupling factor transporter transmembrane component T produces the protein MNISIYRNKNTWLHHLDPRTKLIGVIFLFIIALTFNHPLYVVFVIAGVLAIALSGKAMSAIWALRYILLLLILFSVLLWPFFVPGTTTIFAWKLLRVSRESLLYGIAMGLRLVTFIIAGLILLVTTKNEDITSGLIKMKLPYAVAFALSTALRLVPTFTGAGATIVQAQVSRGLDLESKNIFRRFKKLIPLAIPMFITSIRYTNFLTIALESRGFSPESRRTFYHEPRMTYKDWVILLFLACMMAFSLYLRLVLDFGAIIKGRL
- a CDS encoding LysR family transcriptional regulator; the encoded protein is MIVNMNQLRSFYTAAKMNSITKAAQTLMVTPPAITMHIKRFEENIGIRLIVRDGNSIRLTGAGEGVMQRAELIFQEIHEMEGYLEDVSSGKSGDLHVGCPEAPLRNLMPL